The sequence below is a genomic window from Phoenix dactylifera cultivar Barhee BC4 chromosome 8, palm_55x_up_171113_PBpolish2nd_filt_p, whole genome shotgun sequence.
TGTCCGCTTCAAGTTCAGAAAATGTAACCGTTAATTTTAAACTCCAATCTGCCAACTGaccttagggtttttttttttcctaagatGGATGATTCATACATATTTGGTAcagatacatccaataaaattaaaaaataaaagatcccGGAGCGCTCTAGGCAGCTCTCCCTCCCCAACCCACAGGATGCCTCTGGAGTGATTGGCTATGTAAAACGCTACCCAATCCATGGCTCCATTTGCCTCTCTGAatatatgcttggcctgaaaagcCACACTATCGCTCACCATAGCCCGAATATCCCGAAGCAGAGGATGGTCCTCACTGACATAGCTAGAGCCACAACGTACCAACCTTAAATCGAGTGGTTGCCATGTCTCTCCAATTCTCTTGGCTGGTGAGGCACAAGTTTCCAATTAACCTTGGTGTGGTGGCATTTCcatcatatttttcttcaagaaacaGATACCATGCCGCACTTGACACCCACTCAGTTCGCTCTCAGATTTGGCAAAGAGAGAATTGGTACAACTCACAATGATTAGTGGTCTTTCAAAGAAATCTTAAGTTCTAATCTTAATCATGCAAGCACCTAATCTTTTTTCTTCATAAAAAATGCTAGCACCATATCTGACAAGAAACTACATAAAGAGAACGAGCGGAACATCATAGATTTTCCTTTAGTTCACTACATCTAGCACGATCCAACAAGCTAGCCCAGTACCCAAGCCAAACCAACTGGAAATTGTATTCCCAATACGCGTGTACGTAAGAAGTACGTACCTGGGTCAGCCTCACCGTTACCTTCGAAATTAAAGACAAACTTGCCATGACTATGTGTTTGATCATATGCAGATAGTCAACGTTTGAACGAGTCTAATCAATCTGGAGGCCTTTCGAGCATCAATTATTTGGTCAAGGACTAGATATTACGTGTGGATAGGGATGGAAAATGTGCACCAGATTCGGACCTAATTCTATTGATTAATAGCTCAGCGGATTGTAGGACTTTGATTTGGTCCCCGTCAACACCCTCGAGCTCACTTTATTATTGTTCTCCTTGGAAGGTTGACGTCCAAGGAAGCTTTGCAGTCTACAAGCTTAATCTAATGAATCGATAAGTCCTTGGCAGCTAACCACATATATATAACTCTTCTGGAACGGCAAAAACACGTTTGTTTTATATGTACATGAATGAATCGAGAGTCCTTGGCACCCAACCACATGAATATAATTCTTCTGGAACGGCAAAAACACGTTTGTTTTATATGTAAATGAATGAATCGAGAGTCCTCTGGAACGGCAAAAACACGTTTGTTTTATATGTAAATGAATGAATCGAGAGTCCTTGGCAACCAACCCAATATAATTCTTCTGGAACGGCAAAAACACGTTTGTTTTATACGTAAATGAATGAATCGAGAGTCCTTGGAAACCAACCGCTTATGATTCTTCTGCAACGGCATAAACTCGTTTGTTTTATATGTAAATGTAAATGAAAGCGTAGCGCGGACTGTAGACTCGGTTTCAATTCAACACCATACCATACCAAAGTTGGAAACCACTACGTTATTTCCAATTCGGTCATCGCAAGCCGTCTTCGGAGACCGAGAACTCACAGCTTCTCCGACTCTATATAAAGAGGCCAAGAGTCCTGCAATGCCTCATGATACAATTGCGCCAAGGTCTCGAAACTAAATAACAGAACTCTTTTGTAGCTCTCCTCCATTTCCTTCTCCCATGGCCTTCACAGTATCAGATGAGATACTGGGAACCTTTGTTCCTATCGCTGTGTACTGGATATACTCCGGGATCTATGTCGTGTTAGGTGATTTAGAGAACTATCGATTGCACACGAAGGCTGAGGAAGATGTGAAGAacattgtctccaaatggacCGTTTTCAAGGGAGTCCTTGTTCAGCAGGCTTTCCAAATCGCAGTTTCACTGCTCCTATTCACTGTAATTACAGTCCTCTTCTCGCGATCCTCGGATCATCATCATTTTCAGCTAGCTAGGAGTTGCTAGTGTCTGGTTCACTGTGTTGCACTTAAACTATGTCATTTAACATTGTTGTGGCCGATGTTTCGTAGAATTAAATATAGCCAAATCAGTGCACTAAACGATTTTTTATCTGGATATCATGCAGGTCATACGTGATGATAGTGGAATTGCGAAGCCTCAACCCTCCCTGCTCGTGATAGCAGTCCAGTTCTTGGTCGCCATGGTGGTCCTTGACACATGGCAATACTTCATTCACAGGTACATGCACATCAACAAGTTCTTGTACAAGCACATCCACTCCAAGCACCACACCCTGGTCGTGCCCTATGCCTTTGGAGCTCTATACAACCACCCCTTGGAGGGTCTTCTGCTCGACACCATCGGCGGCGCTCTATCTTTCCTCGTCTCCGGCATGACTCCTCGGACcggcatcttcttcttttcctttgccaCCATCAAGACTGTGGACGACCATTGCGGACTATGGCTCCCTGGGAACCTCCTCCATGTGTTCTTTAGCAACAACAGTGCGTATCATGACGTCCACCATCAGCTCTATGGTAGCAAATACAACTTCTCACAGCCCTTCTTTGTTATGTGGGACAAAATTCTTGGAACCTACATGGCATACTCACTCgagaaaaggaaggaaggagGTTTCGAAGCCCGGCCCATCAAAGATTGATTAGAGCTGTGCATTGGAATTCTTCAGTTCCCCCTTTCTAATATATTTGTAAATGAATCCTTGTGACAAATGCCATTCGTGGGATGCcatttcttatttttgcatcgcATTTTAAATAAGAGGACAAAGACCTGCAGGATAATAGATAAAAAATGTTTTTATTTCTCGGTATGAGCTAGGATTTATTCCCGGAAAACATGGAAATTATGGTTTTGCTTGATTGAGCATTCATCTCCCAATGAACTCtctttcaggtttggttttttttttgaatggttCAAGTAGTCATCTGTGGCTGCACTTGCATTCTGTTCCGTGGTCTTGTCACTCGAGGGCGTCATTAGTCATTCGGTTCAAGATCTAAATATGGGCCACTTATTTAAGTACGACTCTATCAACCAAGCATATTTCAGCCtaaattttatagaaaaaaaatctcCCCTTATAGCCTAGAGGCTAAGGTTTGGGTAGGTCCTCAAAAGATGCAAGATAAATAGGAGCGAGATTTTTAGTCCAATCTTATAAGAATATCCAAACCGACACTTGGTTTGTTAAAAATACAATAGAAATACTACTATCAGGTCAAACAAGACCTCTAAATTAACTCGTGTGGTGGAAAAAGTAGACCTGAGTTATAGAGAGAATAAATTTGGTGCACGACAAATGAGGATGGCATTTGCCATATCAACTATATGGAGGCGATTTATTAAATGCTAAAGTACCAATTTTACCCGTGATAGTTTAGAGAATTCTTTGGTTGAATTAATTTTATGGGGACTTTGAAGGAAACGAAGCATTTTTGCTACTTTATAGCAGGTGAGTGAAGAGCGCTGTCCATCTCTCTATCTACCTCTACTTACACTAAGAAAGAGAAGAGCTGTCTCTCTTATTTCTTTCTTCAAAAAGGAAGGGGAATTATCTTCCTGACTAAGTAACTAATTATATTAGTCTGTAGGTCAAGTCACAACCATTACACTTTAAGAGAATGGTatggctttaaaaaaaaaaaaaagaagaagaagtaaaaaCATTCATCCATGTGACTCTTGTGGTGATTCAAGCACACCTAATACCTTGCTTCGCAAAGAGTTCTTTGTATGATTCCCATTCCTATTCGCAGAATGGTatggctttaaaaaaaaaaaaaaagaagaagaagtaaaaaCATTCATCCATGTGACTCTTGTGGTGATTCAAGCACACCTAATACCTTGCTTCGCAAAGAGTTCTTTGTATGATTCCCATTCCTATTCGCTAGTACAATTCGACACACGCTTATAATATGGCGTGCATACAAGTAGATTCTTTAATGTACATAAAATAACAACGGGATATCATGAGTACATCACCAACAATTTTACATAAATGATGAATTATCCAATTCAAATATTTTATGGGAAACATCTCCCATGGTGAAACCCCTTTAAAATGAAGGTCTTACGTATGATAAGTCTTGGTCAAGTGATGCATGGCAGTTCGAAGACATAAACTAAAAGCTTGAGAGATTAAAGCAGGGACAACACATGATTCTTATATGGACAGCACATGATTATTATGTGATAAGCTGATAGCATGACTTATCTACCATAGAATTGAAAATAAATGTTGCTCTCAGAGATAGACTGTAAAACAAAAGGAGCGTGTGTACTCGTTTTCAACTTCCAAACGCCAGGCCAACTCGTTAGAAGCTCCTTTTCTTTATTCTCGGTCATTGCCAAGCTCATGCCGTCTGAAGAGTGAAGACCACTCTATATAAAGAGGCCAAGCTTTCTTCACACGATTGCACACCAAGGTCTCCAAACCAAAAGGGTAAAAAACCTCTCTCCAGCTCCTCTCCTTCCCCATCTCTCATCAGTTAGAGAATtctgttggaaaaaaaaattgtaatttTCTGGAAGCATTAAGAATCATGTGAAAGAACCTAAAAGATGATGGATTAGTCTCCAATGTATTTTGTATTAACTGTCCATTAATAATGGTCAATAGTCAATAGCTTGAGTAAACATTGATTAAACTAGTCTAGAAAATTCTGTTTAGGCCTATAAATATAAGAAGCTGAAATCAGTTtgtataaaccaaaaaatatatataattaaaaatatacttTGAGCAGCAGCTAAAGTATTCAACAAAAATCTTTTAAGTTTTCTTTCCAACCTTGCAACTCTTCTGCATTTTCTGTCTATTTTAATCCGCCATCTTCCGCTGACCTAACAAATTTGTTATCAGAGCTTTTAAAGCCTGGTCTTAGTTAGTGTGAATCACTTATTAGCTAGTTAACCATCcttgcttccattatcaaccttCTGTTCTTGtgaaatttttcttattttttctaatGGCGACTATCTTGTTCCAACCATGTTCTTATACTCTCCTAATCAAGTtcctatttttgaatgagaacaCTATGACTATTGGAGTAGCCAAATGAAGACCATTTTCATCTCTCAAGACCTTTGGAAGGTGACTGAAGACACTTATGAAGAACCACCTACCGAAGGGAGCTCATCAACTTGGATGGAAGAGCAACAAAagcaatataaaaaaaatatgaaaagagaTACAAGTGCACTAAGGCTTATCCAACAAGGGGTGAGCAAGGCCATTTATCCTAGGATAATTGGTGCCAACAAAACAAAGCAAGCATGAGATATATTGAAAGATAAATTTCATGAAAATGATAAAGTCGTCTCCATGAAGCTACAATCCCTTGGAGGGATTTTGAAAATATGGCAATAAAGGAGAGTGAAAGTTCTCAAGAATTTCTCTCCAAAGTTACTGAAATTGTTAATTAAATTCGAAGTTGTGGATATACCATTGAAGACAAGAAAATTGTCCAAAAGGTTCTTCGGAGCCTTCCCTCAAAATTTGATCATCTTGTGGCTGCCATTGAAGAATCCAAAGTCCTCTCCAAATATACTTTGCATGAGCTCATGTGTTCTCTTCAAACTCATGagcaaaaaattaatagatctTCAAGTTCTCATTAGAGCAAGCATTCCAATCCAAACTAACCTTCAAGGTGGCAAAGTCAAGACAAACAAGAGAAGTCTCATCCTTCAAAAATAGCAAAGGGCATCATAACCAAAATGAAGGAGATGGTCAAGCTAACGGAACATACGGAAGCACACAACAAAAATTTAAAAGCTCAAGTGCCGGTTGCCGAATTTGCAAGAAGTCTAATCATGAGACAAAGGATTGCTACTACAAGTGTAAGAAGTATAAAAATCTCAATCATTCTCAACGAAATTATTGGTttcaaaataagaagaagaatgagaAGCCAACTTCACAAAAGATGAACCCGATCAACTCTTTTCTTGCATGAGTATACAACAAGAAAACCAACAAGTTcagtacttggatagtggttgTAGCAACCACATGACCAGAAACCGCAACTTGTTTGTGGAGCTTGATCAAAGCATCACTTCTCAAGTtaaacttggagatggaaaaCTTCAAAATGCCATTGGCAAGGGAGTCATTTCAGCCCACACTTATGGAGGTAAGCAAAAACTcatcaaaaatgttctttatatTCCAAATTTTGCACAAAATCTCCTAAGTGTCAGATAACTCTTACAAAAAGGGTATTCACTAACCTTTAAAGATGGAAAATGTAAAATActtgacaaaaaaaataatctcaTTATGGTAATGATTGAGATGACCcaaaacaaagtgtttcctctCTTTATGCCACAAGTTAAAAAAATTGCTTTCAAAAGTGAGACTCTAGACAAGATCTCAAAAGTGAGACTCTAGACAAGATCTTCTTATGGCACTTAAGATATAGTCACTTGAGTAACAAAGGGCTCCATTTACTCAAGCAAAAAAATATGGTTATTGGTCTTCCAACAATAGAGCAAAAAAATCAAGTTTGTGAAGGATACATATATGAGAAGATGCatagatttttattttccaagatCTCTTGGAGAGTCAAAGCACCATTGGAGTTGGTTCATGCCGATATTTGGGGTCCTTCAAGAACTTCATCTCTCTACAATAAGAAGTAGTACTTTATTCTTTTTATAGATGATTTCACAAGGATGATGTGAATCTATTTTCTTGATCAAAAATTTGAGGTTTTCGTCACTTTTCTTCATTTTCAAATACTTGTGGAAAAGCAAAGTGGTCACCAAATCAAGACTCTTCAGACTGACCAAGGAGGAGAATTTATTTACACTGTATTCATAAATTATTGCAAAAAAATGACATTCAAAGGCAGCTCACTATCAAAAAAAGtttacaacaaaatggagtagtGAAAAGAAAAAACCGCATTATTGTAGAAATGGCAAGAAGCATGATGAAAGGCAAAGACCTATCCAAAAATTTTTGGGCTGTAGCTATTAACATGGCTATCTACATTCTCAATCGCTCTTCCACTCAAGTGGTAAGAAATAAAACTCCATTTGAAGCTTAGAATCAAAGGAAGTTGATGGTAGATCATTTCAAAGTCTTTGGATGCATAGCTTATTCTCATATCTCAACTCAAAATTAAGATAAGTTTGATGCAAAAGGTGAGAAACTTATTTTCATTAGATATAGTGATGAGTCCAAAGGCTATCATCTCTTTAATCCCAAAACAAACAATCTTGTTGTCTCAAGGGatgctatttttgatgaaatgtcATCATATAAATGGGAACAAAATTTCATTCAAGCACCATTTACATTTGAGTTTTGGGAACCATCAACAAGATAAAAAGAAGCCCAACATGCTCCACCACCAAATCCTATTTCAACTCCTCCAATGTCACCAACT
It includes:
- the LOC103701531 gene encoding sphinganine C4-monooxygenase 1-like, producing MAFTVSDEILGTFVPIAVYWIYSGIYVVLGDLENYRLHTKAEEDVKNIVSKWTVFKGVLVQQAFQIAVSLLLFTVIRDDSGIAKPQPSLLVIAVQFLVAMVVLDTWQYFIHRYMHINKFLYKHIHSKHHTLVVPYAFGALYNHPLEGLLLDTIGGALSFLVSGMTPRTGIFFFSFATIKTVDDHCGLWLPGNLLHVFFSNNSAYHDVHHQLYGSKYNFSQPFFVMWDKILGTYMAYSLEKRKEGGFEARPIKD